A genomic stretch from Psilocybe cubensis strain MGC-MH-2018 chromosome 1, whole genome shotgun sequence includes:
- a CDS encoding putative acyltransferase (putative acyltransferase C428.14) produces the protein MSSNTPLYAIPISKRPPNTWLRFFQAFLFTILFNSACIMINGSQFVFLLPFRILPFRWSRKLYYAGIRYTKGAFGSLQILMCQWFAPTKLLITFETQGMGAFTQEEIDKYILKDKEGNAVGLDLPTKFVLIANHQVYADWWYAWCLTYFMSPQGIHRYVYITLKKSLRWVPIVGWGMQFFKFIFLARSWASDRQQLARDLATLGREAEREGKPLCFMLYPEGTLVSKDTRPKSKKYAEKMGITDMKHILLPRSTGLHYSLRSLAPRIPDLRLFDLTVAYPGIPPLGYGQDYYTLRSLFFDGVAPPAVHIHIRMFDVTKGVPIGNLSGTTSAATPDPKSKRIVEVDIPSDEKEVFDIWLRKLWQEKDDGMDKFFETGSLASKGAPTVEIPLRLRRKREILDAFCFFWPASVAYLWGRLRGLVSRNRWTQLERQFSSPLEKRVDGVPVTHLEKCKFQYQAKRESTNLSQQVTRMSKVSRERSSHNCLLGFKKRSQLFLKNSEHGSTGMEVEETHLSRLVEFFGHDDGDQV, from the exons ATGTCCTCCAATACCCCCCTGTACGCTATCCCAATCAGCAAGCGCCCTCCAAATACATGGCTTAGGTTCTTCCAAGCTTTCCTGTTCACCATTCTCTTCAATTCAGCATGCATTATGATCAATGGCTCTCAATTCGTGTTCCTGCTGCCGTTCCGCATTCTACCTTTTAGATGGTCACGAAAGCTGTACTATGCTGGTATACGCTATACAAAGGGTGCATTTGGAAGTCTACAGA TTCTCATGTGCCAGTGGTTTGCTCCGACAAAGCTGCTCATAACATTCGAAACTCAGGGCATGGGCGCGTTCACTCAGGAAGAGATAGACAAGTACATTTTAAAGGATAAGGAGGGCAATGCAGTTGGGCTAGATTTGCCAACCAAGTTCGTACTCATAGCCAATCATCAG GTCTATGCAGACTGGTGGTATGCCTGGTGTCTGACATACTTCATGAGCCCTCAAGGAATTCACCGCTATGTATACATAACCCTCAAGAAGAGCCTTCGTTGGGTGCCCATTGTCGGATGG GGCATGCAATTCTTCAAATTCATATTCCTTGCCCGATCATGGGCTTCTGACCGACAACAACTGGCAAGAGATCTTGCAACTTTGGGAAGAGAggcagagagagaaggaaagcCATTGTGTTTCATGCTTTACCCTGAAGGCACTCTGGTCAGCAAGGATACCCGACCGAAGAGTAAAAAGTACGCAGAGAAGATGGGCATA ACAGACATGAAGCACATCCTGTTGCCAAGGTCTACGGGTTTGCACTATAGCTTACGTTCGCTTGCCCCGAGAATACCAGATCTCCGACTTTTTGACCTGACAGTGGCCTATCCTG GAATTCCTCCTCTGGGTTATGGACAGGATTATTACACTTTGAGGTCTCTCTTTTTCGACGGCGTGGCACCCCCGGCTGTCCATATACACATCAGGATGTTCGACGTCACAAAGGGAGTTCCAATTGGAAACCTATCAGGAACAACTAGTGCAGCAACACCAGACCCAAAGTCCAAGCGCATAGTTGAGGTCGACATTCCCAGTGACGAGAAGGAAGTATTCGACATATGGCTCAGGAAGCTCTGGCAGGAGAAGGATGACGGGATGGACAAGTTCTTCGAGACAGGGTCGCTTGCCTCCAAAGGAGCACCAACGGTTGAAATTCCTTTAAGACTGCGGCGGAAAAGAGAGATTCTTGAtgctttctgtttcttctgGCCAGCGAGTGTTGCATACTTGTGGGGTAGATTACGAGG ACTGGTGTCGAGGAACCGTTGGACGCAATTGGAAAGACAGTTTTCCTCGCCTCTTGAGAAGCGGGTGGACGGCGTCCCGGTGACACATCTTGAGAAATGTAAGTTCCAGTATCAGGCGAAACGAGAGAGCACAAACTTGTCCCAGCAAGTCACT CGTATGAGCAAAGTGTCAAGAGAGAGAAGCTCGCACAATTGCCTGTTGGGTTTCAAGAAAAGAAGCCAACTCTTTCTAAAGAACAGTGAGCACGGGAGCACGGGCATGGAAGTTGAGGAAACTCACTTGAGTCGCCTCGTCGAATTTTTCGGccatgatgatggtgacCAAGTTTGA
- a CDS encoding Ino eighty subunit 1, whose amino-acid sequence MPSTFAMDSIPATRVGYLSRKALPIKRNDAEPLTREDVQYDLLEYLFTNSDAVFTDPLSPTGPKMTFGTLYASTVINSSKCSKVLKDKMIEAPAFKLEFAKIALLTNVGRINTTMAFFPEMKTALRTYHPVPSLQKTDGNAQDAPRIKNCLKAANLPSEIRPEDVPASPEDVLDKLRSGQRPSTSVVNMVFLLASHAAPLSSIHFDGNLNFLDLFLSSNRFASADRGRAFLWLLYHYIEDCEGTNPFDDLHSKANPGKIPSLRQLTASEQRRENVDLPEEIQWGLKMSNQRNVFLQKLVAANEGEKKARAIAPHFVTASGSNIPRTPRQLQDNPKDEAAFLFYVPSQDNQPPQRPQQIPIYAAGHRVTRSTNERTMFQHAWHLATSVDPLVDSDDEMIDHHNRVEYS is encoded by the exons ATGCCCTCTACCTTCGCCATGGATAGTATTCCAGCAAC GCGAGTCGGATACCTGAGCCGCAAAGCTCTACCGATCAAACGAAATGACGCCGAGCCTCTCACTCGCGAGGATGTTCAATATGATCTGCTTGAATATCTCTTTACCAACTCTGATGCTGTTTTCACTGATCCTCTTTCCCCAACCGGGCCCAAGATGACGTTCGGTACTCTTTACGCATCCACTGTTATCAACTCCAGCAAATGCTCCAAGGTTCTAAAAGACAAAATGATTGAAGCGCCTGCATTCAAACTCGAATTTGCGAAGATAGCTCTTCTAACCAACGTCGGGCGCATTAACACTACCATGGCTT TCTTTCCGGAAATGAAGACGGCCCTAAGAACATACCATCCGGTACCTTCATTACAGAAGACTGACGGCAATGCACAAGATGCCCCACGTATCAAAAATTGTCTCAAGGCTGCTAACCTTCCCTCAGAAATAAGACCGGAAGATGTACCAGCCTCACCTGAGGATGTTCTCGACAAACTT AGATCTGGCCAAAGGCCTTCGACAAGTGTAGTCAACATGGTTTTCCTTCTTGCTAGTCATGCAGCA CCTCTTTCCAGTATCCATTTTGACGGAAATTTAAATTTTTTGgacctttttctttctagcAACCGCTTCGCTTCTGCAGACCGCGGAAGGGCTTTTTTGTGGCTGCTATATCACTATATAGAAGATTGCGAAGGCACTAACCCATTCGACGACTTACACTCAAAAGCCAATCCAGGGAAAATCCCTTCTCTTAGACAGCTCACGGCATCAGAGCAAAGACGAGAGAACGTAGATCTTCCCGAAGAAATCCAATGGGGTCTCAAGATGTCAAATCAACGGAatgtttttcttcaaaaGCTTGTCGCAGCTAATGAAGGGGAAAAGAAAGCTAGAGCAATCGCTCCTCACTTTGTCACAG cATCTGGAAGCAATATTCCACGAACACCGCGCCAATTGCAAGACAACCCTAAAGATGAAGcggcttttcttttttacgtACCGAGTCAAGACAATCAGCCTCCTCAACGTCCTCAACAAATACCTATTT ACGCAGCTGGCCATCGCGTGACTCGCTCTACAA